The Glycine max cultivar Williams 82 chromosome 12, Glycine_max_v4.0, whole genome shotgun sequence genome window below encodes:
- the LOC100783341 gene encoding cyclic nucleotide-gated ion channel 4 isoform X2, whose protein sequence is MATTITEQDTSSRAPHVLDYATTTSDEETEQDEEEELVPEENGFGNGVRWFPAASGCGGRRSGGGALGRVLDPRAKWVQEWNRVFLLVCAAGLFVDPLFFYVLSVSDSCMCVFVDGWLAVTVTVLRCMTDALHVWNMVIRSKMAKRTFGLGAATASGRGSSSSIGLRDTRPCSVAIGYLKSRTGFFFDLFVILPLPQAAGACWYLLGIQRAAKCLKVQCAKTSGCGMKILSCQTPIYYGSNSLLVRDKARLAWAENREVRHTCLNGPDSYNYGAYRWTVQLVTNDNRLEKILFPIFWGLMTLSTFGNLESTTEWLEVVFNIIVLTSGLLLVTMLIGNIKVFLHATTSKKQAMQLKMRNIEWWMRKRRLPLGFRQRVRNYERQRWAAMRGVDEFEMTKNLPEGLRRDIKYHLCLDLVRQVPLFQHMDDLVLENICDRVKSLIFTKGETIAREGDPVQRMLFVVRGHLQSSQVLRDGVKSCCMLGPGNFSGDELLSWCLRRPFIERLPPSSSTLITLETTEAFGLEAQDVKYVTQHFRYTFVKEKVKRSARYYSPGWRTWAAVAIQLAWRRYKHRLTLTSLSFIRPRRPLSRSSSIGEDKLRLYTALLTSPKPNQDDFDF, encoded by the exons ATGGCTACTACCATAACAGAGCAAGACACCTCATCACGTGCCCCGCACGTGCTCGATTACGCCACCACTACATCTGACGAGGAGACGGAACAGGACGAGGAGGAGGAGCTGGTGCCGGAGGAAAACGGCTTCGGGAACGGCGTACGGTGGTTTCCGGCGGCGAGCGGTTGCGGAGGGCGACGGAGCGGGGGAGGTGCGTTGGGTAGGGTTCTTGACCCGAGGGCGAAGTGGGTCCAGGAATGGAACAGGGTTTTCCTGCTAGTGTGCGCCGCGGGGCTGTTCGTGGACCCTCTCTTCTTCTACGTGCTCTCCGTCAGCGACTCGTGCATGTGCGTCTTCGTGGATGGGTGGCTCGCTGTCACCGTCACGGTGCTGCGCTGCATGACGGATGCGCTTCACGTGTGGAACATGGTTATAAGGAGCAAGATGGCGAAACGCACCTTCGGATTGGGCGCCGCCACCGCTTCCGGCAGAGGATCTTCATCTTCCATCGGACTCAGAGACACCCGACCGTGCTCCGTCGCCATCGGTTATCTCAAGTCACGGACCGGATTCTTTTTTGACCTGTTTGTTATTCTTCCTCTACCACag GCAGCAGGGGCGTGCTGGTACTTGCTGGGGATACAAAGGGCAGCCAAGTGTCTCAAAGTGCAGTGTGCGAAAACAAGTGGTTGTGGCATGAAAATCCTGTCTTGTCAAACGCCTATATATTACGGAAGCAACAGTTTGCTAGTTAGGGATAAGGCAAGGTTGGCTTGGGCAGAGAACAGGGAAGTGAGACACACATGCCTAAATGGTCCTGACAGCTACAACTATGGAGCTTATAGATGGACTGTTCAGCTTGTCACAAACGATAATCGATTGGAAAAGATACTTTTCCCTATCTTCTGGGGCCTAATGACTCTCAG CACTTTTGGAAACCTAGAGAGTACAACTGAATGGCTAGAAGTAGTTTTCAACATCATTGTGCTGACCAGTGGCCTTCTTCTTGTCACTATGTTGATTGGAAACATCAAG GTATTTTTGCACGCAACAACGTCAAAGAAGCAAGCAATGCAATTGAAGATGAGGAATATTGAATGGTGGATGAGAAAACGACGCTTGCCGCTAGGGTTTAGGCAGCGCGTGCGTAACTATGAGAGGCAGCGTTGGGCTGCCATGCGTGGGGTTGATGAATTCGAGATGACTAAAAATCTCCCTGAGGGATTAAGAAGAGACATCAAGTACCATCTTTGTCTAGACTTGGTGAGACAG GTGCCTCTATTTCAACACATGGACGATCTGGTTCTAGAGAACATCTGTGACCGTGTGAAGTCTCTGATATTCACAAAGGGAGAAACA ATAGCTAGAGAAGGAGACCCAGTTCAGAGAATGCTATTTGTAGTAAGGGGTCATCTTCAAAGCAGCCAAGTCCTAAGGGATGGTGTGAAGAGTTGTTGCATGTTAGGTCCAGGAAACTTCAGTGGGGACGAGCTCCTTTCGTGGTGTTTGAGGAGGCCTTTCATAGAACGCCTTCCGCCGTCTTCATCCACACTCATCACGTTGGAAACCACCGAGGCGTTCGGCCTTGAAGCCCAGGACGTGAAGTATGTGACACAACATTTCAGGTACACATTTGTTAAGGAAAAGGTGAAGAGAAGTGCAAGGTATTACTCACCAGGGTGGAGAACTTGGGCTGCTGTGGCCATTCAATTGGCATGGAGGAGGTACAAGCATAGGTTGACTTTGACTTCATTGTCCTTTATAAGGCCCAGGAGACCTTTGTCACGGTCTTCTTCCATCGGAGAGGACAAGCTTCGCCTCTACACAGCTTTGTTAACCTCCCCAAAGCCTAATCAGGATGATTTTGACTTTTGA
- the LOC100783341 gene encoding cyclic nucleotide-gated ion channel 4 isoform X1, which translates to MATTITEQDTSSRAPHVLDYATTTSDEETEQDEEEELVPEENGFGNGVRWFPAASGCGGRRSGGGALGRVLDPRAKWVQEWNRVFLLVCAAGLFVDPLFFYVLSVSDSCMCVFVDGWLAVTVTVLRCMTDALHVWNMVIRSKMAKRTFGLGAATASGRGSSSSIGLRDTRPCSVAIGYLKSRTGFFFDLFVILPLPQIVLWVAIPSLLEKGSVTLVMTVFLIIFLFQYLPKIYHSVCHLRRTQNLSGYIFGTVWWGIALNMIAYFVASHAAGACWYLLGIQRAAKCLKVQCAKTSGCGMKILSCQTPIYYGSNSLLVRDKARLAWAENREVRHTCLNGPDSYNYGAYRWTVQLVTNDNRLEKILFPIFWGLMTLSTFGNLESTTEWLEVVFNIIVLTSGLLLVTMLIGNIKVFLHATTSKKQAMQLKMRNIEWWMRKRRLPLGFRQRVRNYERQRWAAMRGVDEFEMTKNLPEGLRRDIKYHLCLDLVRQVPLFQHMDDLVLENICDRVKSLIFTKGETIAREGDPVQRMLFVVRGHLQSSQVLRDGVKSCCMLGPGNFSGDELLSWCLRRPFIERLPPSSSTLITLETTEAFGLEAQDVKYVTQHFRYTFVKEKVKRSARYYSPGWRTWAAVAIQLAWRRYKHRLTLTSLSFIRPRRPLSRSSSIGEDKLRLYTALLTSPKPNQDDFDF; encoded by the exons ATGGCTACTACCATAACAGAGCAAGACACCTCATCACGTGCCCCGCACGTGCTCGATTACGCCACCACTACATCTGACGAGGAGACGGAACAGGACGAGGAGGAGGAGCTGGTGCCGGAGGAAAACGGCTTCGGGAACGGCGTACGGTGGTTTCCGGCGGCGAGCGGTTGCGGAGGGCGACGGAGCGGGGGAGGTGCGTTGGGTAGGGTTCTTGACCCGAGGGCGAAGTGGGTCCAGGAATGGAACAGGGTTTTCCTGCTAGTGTGCGCCGCGGGGCTGTTCGTGGACCCTCTCTTCTTCTACGTGCTCTCCGTCAGCGACTCGTGCATGTGCGTCTTCGTGGATGGGTGGCTCGCTGTCACCGTCACGGTGCTGCGCTGCATGACGGATGCGCTTCACGTGTGGAACATGGTTATAAGGAGCAAGATGGCGAAACGCACCTTCGGATTGGGCGCCGCCACCGCTTCCGGCAGAGGATCTTCATCTTCCATCGGACTCAGAGACACCCGACCGTGCTCCGTCGCCATCGGTTATCTCAAGTCACGGACCGGATTCTTTTTTGACCTGTTTGTTATTCTTCCTCTACCACag ATTGTGCTTTGGGTGGCAATCCCCTCCTTGTTGGAGAAAGGTTCTGTTACATTGGTGATGACAgtgttcttaattatttttctattccaATACCTTCCCAAAATTTATCATTCGGTTTGCCATCTGCGACGCACGCAAAACCTCTCTGGCTACATTTTTGGAACAGTTTGGTGGGGAATCGCCCTTAACATGATCGCATATTTTGTTGCTTCTCAT GCAGCAGGGGCGTGCTGGTACTTGCTGGGGATACAAAGGGCAGCCAAGTGTCTCAAAGTGCAGTGTGCGAAAACAAGTGGTTGTGGCATGAAAATCCTGTCTTGTCAAACGCCTATATATTACGGAAGCAACAGTTTGCTAGTTAGGGATAAGGCAAGGTTGGCTTGGGCAGAGAACAGGGAAGTGAGACACACATGCCTAAATGGTCCTGACAGCTACAACTATGGAGCTTATAGATGGACTGTTCAGCTTGTCACAAACGATAATCGATTGGAAAAGATACTTTTCCCTATCTTCTGGGGCCTAATGACTCTCAG CACTTTTGGAAACCTAGAGAGTACAACTGAATGGCTAGAAGTAGTTTTCAACATCATTGTGCTGACCAGTGGCCTTCTTCTTGTCACTATGTTGATTGGAAACATCAAG GTATTTTTGCACGCAACAACGTCAAAGAAGCAAGCAATGCAATTGAAGATGAGGAATATTGAATGGTGGATGAGAAAACGACGCTTGCCGCTAGGGTTTAGGCAGCGCGTGCGTAACTATGAGAGGCAGCGTTGGGCTGCCATGCGTGGGGTTGATGAATTCGAGATGACTAAAAATCTCCCTGAGGGATTAAGAAGAGACATCAAGTACCATCTTTGTCTAGACTTGGTGAGACAG GTGCCTCTATTTCAACACATGGACGATCTGGTTCTAGAGAACATCTGTGACCGTGTGAAGTCTCTGATATTCACAAAGGGAGAAACA ATAGCTAGAGAAGGAGACCCAGTTCAGAGAATGCTATTTGTAGTAAGGGGTCATCTTCAAAGCAGCCAAGTCCTAAGGGATGGTGTGAAGAGTTGTTGCATGTTAGGTCCAGGAAACTTCAGTGGGGACGAGCTCCTTTCGTGGTGTTTGAGGAGGCCTTTCATAGAACGCCTTCCGCCGTCTTCATCCACACTCATCACGTTGGAAACCACCGAGGCGTTCGGCCTTGAAGCCCAGGACGTGAAGTATGTGACACAACATTTCAGGTACACATTTGTTAAGGAAAAGGTGAAGAGAAGTGCAAGGTATTACTCACCAGGGTGGAGAACTTGGGCTGCTGTGGCCATTCAATTGGCATGGAGGAGGTACAAGCATAGGTTGACTTTGACTTCATTGTCCTTTATAAGGCCCAGGAGACCTTTGTCACGGTCTTCTTCCATCGGAGAGGACAAGCTTCGCCTCTACACAGCTTTGTTAACCTCCCCAAAGCCTAATCAGGATGATTTTGACTTTTGA